One stretch of Isachenkonia alkalipeptolytica DNA includes these proteins:
- a CDS encoding PadR family transcriptional regulator, whose product MFDRRQLLKGTLEGCILKIIEAEETYGYEIVSQLRRFGFEDAKEGTIYPILLRLEKKELIDSTYKASPLGPKRKYYGLSKKGKEFLMEFEENWNQVKDTVDTILKGEK is encoded by the coding sequence ATGTTTGATCGAAGACAACTGTTAAAGGGAACCCTTGAGGGGTGCATACTAAAAATCATTGAAGCCGAGGAAACCTACGGCTATGAAATTGTGTCGCAACTTCGAAGGTTTGGTTTTGAGGATGCTAAAGAGGGGACCATCTATCCGATACTGCTTCGTTTAGAGAAAAAAGAACTGATTGATTCTACGTATAAGGCTTCACCACTGGGGCCGAAGAGGAAATATTATGGACTATCCAAAAAAGGTAAGGAATTTCTGATGGAATTTGAGGAAAACTGGAATCAGGTAAAAGATACGGTGGATACCATTTTAAAGGGGGAAAAGTAG
- a CDS encoding DUF2922 domain-containing protein — MPRLEMNFINSEGSRTRLSMNDAREELSGAEVKSAMDAIIEQDVFDFAQAHSARLVRTTYEDIDLPVV, encoded by the coding sequence TATCAACTCGGAAGGAAGCCGTACCAGACTTTCCATGAACGATGCACGGGAAGAGCTGTCAGGAGCCGAAGTAAAGAGCGCCATGGATGCCATCATTGAGCAGGACGTCTTTGATTTTGCCCAGGCACACTCTGCACGGTTGGTTCGTACAACCTACGAGGATATTGACTTACCCGTAGTATAA
- a CDS encoding response regulator, whose amino-acid sequence MKKSDTENSMDIKLLIIEDHEVVRQGLRMVLETDDEIRVVGEAGDGRNIEGLMESTDPNMILLDMELPFIHGVTLCKSIKTRWPKVKVLILTAYLNDNLVIEAIRGGADGYLLKDIEREKLITNIKETFQGKKALDSSMTKTLFENIQDPKKRLFKELTLSEEALLEEIAKGKTNKEIARTMDLAEKTVRNYSSKLFRKIGVDNRTEASNYYHQRVDK is encoded by the coding sequence ATGAAGAAGAGTGACACTGAAAATAGCATGGATATAAAATTATTGATTATTGAAGATCATGAGGTAGTCCGGCAAGGACTGCGCATGGTACTGGAAACCGACGATGAAATCCGTGTGGTGGGGGAAGCCGGAGATGGGCGGAACATTGAAGGATTAATGGAGTCCACGGATCCTAATATGATCCTTTTGGATATGGAACTACCCTTTATTCATGGGGTAACCCTCTGTAAATCCATCAAAACCCGCTGGCCAAAAGTAAAAGTGTTAATCCTTACCGCTTATCTCAACGATAATTTGGTCATCGAGGCGATTCGTGGGGGAGCCGACGGCTATTTGCTAAAAGACATTGAACGGGAGAAATTGATTACAAATATTAAAGAAACTTTTCAAGGGAAAAAAGCTCTGGATTCATCCATGACAAAAACCCTGTTTGAAAATATTCAGGATCCGAAAAAACGGCTTTTTAAGGAACTGACCCTTTCAGAGGAAGCACTCTTGGAAGAAATTGCAAAGGGTAAAACCAACAAAGAAATTGCAAGGACCATGGACCTTGCGGAAAAAACCGTTCGAAATTACAGCTCCAAATTATTTCGAAAAATAGGGGTGGATAACCGTACCGAAGCTTCTAACTATTATCATCAACGAGTGGATAAGTAA
- a CDS encoding sensor histidine kinase → MSTQITFILYLLYGFVFILMGVIIFQQRNKELSGFPILRTLPLLGMFGIIHGISEWVTMAQIAGLYQEYSGIILAVKGFLKVLSFYFLFRFALMTLPRSDGSTANRNLRRILEKIPLILFLAWVLRFGILYGFYGIDYMMENRMGSVIINRYLMSFPAGIIAFIGLFRSGRKIQRMHYQDLHRWYYGLAIAVLSYGVFDGLFVRKMDFFPASILNNQLFLEVTGVPIQVVKIIMGILMTYFVVQISRVFEGEKRALIDQMLKDRAVEVEREKINREIHDRIIQKMYGAGLKIEAYLGKENKSYLQEANQDLQQGIKEARNIISKTIIEDYHSKDLESVIMDFIRWKEKEVDFEIIFDQQVPTLYKGKDSKEKVTQIYYILHEAVTNAAKHSGASKLWIRLRGEYDRLTMEIQDNGSGFKPEIENSEEFIERKTEGSGGIKMGLEIMKDRAEEIGGTLAINSDKNGTTICLDIQWGGDQDEEE, encoded by the coding sequence ATGAGTACACAAATAACTTTTATCCTTTATCTCTTATACGGATTTGTTTTTATACTGATGGGGGTAATCATTTTTCAGCAAAGGAATAAGGAGCTTAGCGGATTTCCCATACTTCGTACCCTTCCGCTTCTCGGGATGTTCGGTATTATTCACGGAATATCGGAATGGGTTACCATGGCCCAGATCGCCGGTCTTTATCAGGAATATTCCGGAATCATTTTGGCGGTAAAGGGATTTTTAAAAGTGCTATCCTTTTACTTCTTATTTCGATTTGCCCTGATGACCCTACCAAGAAGCGATGGAAGTACTGCAAACAGAAACCTTCGCCGAATCCTGGAGAAAATTCCCCTGATTTTGTTTTTAGCCTGGGTTTTGCGATTTGGGATTCTTTATGGCTTCTATGGTATCGACTATATGATGGAAAACCGTATGGGGAGTGTCATCATTAATCGATATTTAATGTCTTTTCCCGCAGGGATCATTGCCTTTATCGGACTCTTTCGCAGTGGAAGAAAGATTCAGCGTATGCATTATCAGGATCTCCATCGATGGTATTACGGGCTTGCCATAGCCGTCCTTTCCTATGGAGTTTTTGACGGCTTATTTGTCCGGAAAATGGATTTCTTTCCCGCAAGTATTCTGAACAATCAGCTTTTCTTAGAAGTTACGGGAGTTCCTATTCAAGTGGTGAAAATCATTATGGGAATTTTGATGACCTATTTTGTCGTGCAGATTTCCCGGGTTTTTGAAGGGGAAAAAAGAGCTCTGATTGATCAAATGTTGAAGGATCGTGCCGTGGAAGTGGAACGGGAAAAAATCAACCGGGAGATTCATGACCGGATAATTCAAAAGATGTATGGCGCGGGGCTAAAAATTGAAGCTTACTTGGGAAAAGAAAACAAATCTTATTTACAGGAAGCCAATCAGGATTTGCAACAGGGGATTAAGGAAGCCAGAAATATTATCTCTAAAACCATCATCGAAGATTATCATTCCAAGGATCTGGAAAGTGTGATCATGGACTTTATTAGATGGAAGGAAAAAGAGGTGGATTTTGAAATTATTTTTGATCAGCAGGTCCCCACCTTATATAAGGGTAAGGATTCGAAAGAAAAAGTTACACAGATCTATTATATCCTTCATGAAGCGGTAACCAATGCAGCGAAACACAGTGGCGCGTCGAAACTTTGGATTCGATTGAGGGGAGAATATGACCGTTTAACCATGGAAATTCAGGACAACGGTTCAGGGTTTAAGCCGGAGATCGAAAATAGTGAAGAATTTATTGAAAGAAAGACCGAGGGCTCCGGTGGCATAAAAATGGGCCTTGAGATTATGAAAGATCGTGCGGAGGAAATCGGCGGAACACTGGCGATCAATAGTGACAAGAATGGAACTACCATTTGTCTGGATATACAGTGGGGAGGAGATCAGGATGAAGAAGAGTGA